In Psychrobacter immobilis, a single genomic region encodes these proteins:
- the mmsB gene encoding 3-hydroxyisobutyrate dehydrogenase: MNTKDVNATDNDTTKPNIAFIGLGNMGAPMAENLLKAGYPLSVYDLSAEATERLQQAGASVADSPKDAARHAQVVISMLPAGKHVHSVYLGDNGADGLLAELPQGTLVIDSSTIAAADARLVAEAASKLGIDFLDAPVSGGTGGAIAGTLTFIVGGSTDAFAKAEPILAVMGKNIFHAGEHGAGQVAKICNNMLLGILMAGTAEAINLGVKNGLDPKVLSDIMLQSSGRNWTLEVYNPYPKVMENVPSSNGYQGGFMSKLMQKDLNLAMQTAEDTHVETPMGAKATELYAAHTVENGDRDFSSIMARHDSSVLT; this comes from the coding sequence ATGAATACAAAGGATGTAAATGCCACCGATAACGATACTACTAAGCCAAATATTGCTTTTATTGGGCTTGGTAATATGGGCGCACCAATGGCAGAGAACTTGTTAAAAGCAGGTTACCCGCTCTCGGTTTATGATTTATCCGCAGAAGCAACTGAGCGCTTGCAGCAAGCAGGTGCCAGTGTAGCAGACAGTCCTAAAGATGCTGCACGTCATGCACAGGTCGTTATCAGTATGTTGCCTGCTGGCAAGCACGTCCATTCTGTCTATTTAGGAGATAATGGCGCTGACGGTCTACTTGCAGAGTTACCACAGGGCACATTGGTGATTGACAGCAGTACCATTGCAGCGGCTGATGCAAGGTTGGTGGCAGAGGCGGCAAGTAAGCTTGGCATAGACTTCTTAGATGCCCCAGTCTCTGGTGGTACGGGCGGTGCTATCGCTGGTACGTTAACCTTTATAGTCGGTGGCAGCACTGATGCCTTTGCCAAAGCTGAGCCGATACTGGCTGTGATGGGTAAAAATATCTTTCATGCAGGCGAGCATGGCGCAGGACAAGTGGCAAAAATTTGCAACAATATGCTGTTAGGTATTTTGATGGCAGGGACGGCAGAGGCGATTAATCTAGGCGTCAAGAACGGCTTAGACCCCAAAGTGCTATCAGATATTATGCTGCAAAGCTCAGGGCGTAACTGGACACTAGAAGTCTATAACCCTTATCCGAAAGTCATGGAAAACGTTCCTTCTAGCAATGGCTATCAAGGCGGATTTATGAGTAAGCTCATGCAAAAGGATCTTAACCTTGCCATGCAGACCGCTGAAGATACTCATGTAGAGACGCCGATGGGCGCTAAAGCGACTGAGCTTTATGCTGCACATACTGTCGAGAATGGTGATAGAGATTTCTCAAGCATTATGGCGCGACACGACAGCTCTGTATTGACTTAA
- a CDS encoding enoyl-CoA hydratase/isomerase family protein, with translation MTTAIEGTPDAPVLFNTEATDCGHLIGIMTLNMPKSLNALSVEMCQLLSQQLEQWQGDEQVVALLLKGAGDKAFCAGGDIRKLYDSMSSDAPLPNPYATEFFGHEYRLYRQMHFYSKPLILWGDGIIMGGGMGLMAGCSHRLVTERTRFAMPEVTIGLFPDASGSWFLQRMPAKTGLFLGLTGAMCNGNDALLANLAEYPVASSDYDAVIQSLKQSDWQVAASRTDKCDNNSAHSIVSRVLAAQPIAELPASKLAIHWQSIQQLMNSGGLGDIDALLQSDAALAKIDTEFANDSWTQRAIDTYRHGCPVTAALTYALYYKVTDLSLEQVLYLEANVAVHCAANPDFKEGVRALLIDKDRNPQWSRSLADCLSSEGQAYIQQHFVNPYAKDEHPLGDWLGDEALGSQSVR, from the coding sequence ATGACAACAGCTATAGAAGGCACACCAGACGCGCCGGTATTATTCAACACTGAAGCGACAGATTGTGGTCATTTAATTGGGATAATGACGTTAAATATGCCAAAGTCTCTTAATGCGCTTAGCGTTGAGATGTGTCAATTGTTATCGCAGCAACTAGAGCAGTGGCAAGGTGATGAGCAAGTGGTGGCATTGCTATTAAAAGGCGCAGGCGATAAGGCGTTTTGTGCTGGCGGTGATATTCGTAAGCTTTATGACAGTATGTCTAGTGATGCACCGCTACCGAATCCTTACGCGACAGAATTTTTTGGTCATGAATATCGTCTTTATCGGCAGATGCACTTTTATTCTAAACCATTAATACTCTGGGGTGACGGTATTATCATGGGTGGCGGCATGGGCTTGATGGCAGGTTGTAGTCACCGCTTGGTCACAGAGCGCACGAGATTTGCCATGCCAGAAGTGACTATTGGGCTGTTCCCTGATGCTTCTGGCAGTTGGTTTTTGCAGCGTATGCCAGCTAAGACGGGCTTGTTCTTAGGGTTGACGGGCGCGATGTGTAATGGCAATGATGCGCTATTAGCCAATCTTGCAGAGTATCCCGTCGCCAGTAGTGACTATGATGCCGTCATACAAAGTTTAAAACAGAGTGATTGGCAGGTTGCCGCTAGTCGTACCGATAAATGCGATAACAATAGTGCTCATAGTATCGTTAGCCGTGTGCTTGCAGCGCAACCAATTGCCGAGTTGCCTGCTAGTAAATTGGCAATCCATTGGCAATCTATTCAGCAGTTGATGAACAGCGGCGGACTGGGTGATATCGATGCTTTATTACAAAGTGATGCGGCACTCGCAAAAATAGATACAGAGTTTGCCAATGATAGCTGGACGCAGCGAGCAATAGATACTTATCGCCATGGCTGTCCAGTTACCGCTGCTTTAACTTATGCGCTTTATTATAAAGTCACTGACTTATCACTAGAGCAAGTTCTGTATTTAGAAGCCAATGTAGCCGTACATTGTGCCGCCAATCCTGACTTTAAAGAAGGGGTACGTGCGCTGCTCATTGATAAAGATCGTAATCCACAGTGGTCACGCTCACTAGCAGACTGCTTGAGTAGCGAAGGGCAGGCGTACATACAGCAGCACTTTGTGAATCCTTATGCTAAAGATGAGCATCCGTTAGGCGATTGGTTGGGTGATGAGGCTTTAGGCAGTCAGTCTGTGCGTTAA
- a CDS encoding enoyl-CoA hydratase: protein MTDYTNLKLSIDGHTATLTLNNPPAHTWTMGSLQALKQLVTDLNTNDDVYALIVHGDGEKFFSAGADLNNFADGDKGRAISMAIAFGEAFEALSAYRGVSIAVINGYAMGGGLECALACDIRIAEAHAQMALPETGVGLLPCAGGTQNLTALVGEGWAKRMILCGERVDAQTALRIGLVEEVAIKGDGLLAAQALAQKVAKQSPVAVSYSKTLIQAARNTPPAQNLIHEREAFVKLFDTKDQREGVQAFLEKRKPTWQNK from the coding sequence ATGACGGATTATACCAACTTAAAACTATCGATTGATGGTCATACTGCAACGCTAACATTGAACAACCCACCTGCTCATACGTGGACGATGGGCAGTCTACAGGCGCTTAAGCAGCTGGTCACTGATCTCAATACCAATGATGATGTTTATGCGTTAATCGTCCATGGCGATGGCGAGAAGTTCTTTTCAGCGGGCGCTGATTTAAATAATTTTGCAGATGGCGATAAAGGTCGTGCGATCAGTATGGCGATAGCCTTTGGTGAAGCGTTTGAGGCACTGTCAGCCTATCGCGGTGTCAGTATCGCGGTTATCAATGGTTATGCGATGGGTGGTGGTCTTGAGTGCGCACTCGCTTGTGATATCCGTATCGCAGAAGCGCATGCGCAAATGGCATTGCCTGAGACTGGTGTGGGCTTATTGCCGTGTGCTGGTGGTACGCAAAATCTAACAGCTTTAGTAGGTGAAGGCTGGGCAAAGCGTATGATATTATGCGGTGAGCGTGTCGATGCCCAGACTGCACTACGCATTGGCTTAGTCGAAGAAGTTGCTATAAAAGGTGACGGTTTATTAGCAGCACAAGCACTAGCACAAAAAGTCGCTAAACAATCACCAGTTGCGGTCAGTTATTCCAAAACACTTATTCAAGCTGCTAGAAATACGCCACCTGCACAAAACCTTATCCATGAGCGTGAAGCCTTTGTTAAATTATTTGATACCAAAGATCAGCGTGAAGGCGTGCAAGCGTTCTTAGAGAAGCGCAAACCCACTTGGCAAAATAAATAA
- a CDS encoding acyl-CoA dehydrogenase family protein, which translates to MDFSLTDDQIAFRQTARQFAQKELKLNAAEWDRTSHFPIDVIKKSGELGFLGLYTNPDYDGLGLPRLDSAMVFEELAWGDTAIAAYMSIHNMAGWMIGEFGSDALCKKYLPNMVSGEWLGSYCLTEPNAGSDAASLRTKADKQGDHYLLTGEKTFISGAGSTDVLVVMARTGATGPKGISAFVVDADSAGIEYGKNEHKMGWKAQPTRTISFKDVKVPVENLIGEEGQGFRIAMKGLDGGRINIGVCAVGTAQAALETATNYVQERSQFGSPIASLQSVQFKLADMLTQTITARQMLYLAASKVDNNDVQASTYCAMAKRLSTDLCFDVANEALQLHGGYGYLNEYPLERHVRDLRVHQILEGTNEIMRVIVSRQLLQDDALSQLR; encoded by the coding sequence ATGGATTTTTCATTGACCGATGACCAAATTGCCTTTCGCCAAACTGCTAGACAGTTTGCACAAAAAGAGCTAAAGCTCAATGCCGCTGAATGGGATCGCACCTCACACTTCCCAATTGATGTGATTAAAAAATCAGGCGAGCTCGGCTTTTTAGGGTTATATACCAATCCTGACTATGATGGTTTGGGTCTGCCGCGTCTAGATTCTGCGATGGTGTTTGAGGAGCTGGCATGGGGTGATACGGCTATTGCTGCTTATATGAGCATTCATAACATGGCTGGCTGGATGATTGGCGAGTTTGGCAGTGATGCATTGTGCAAAAAATATTTGCCAAATATGGTTAGTGGTGAATGGCTGGGCAGTTATTGTCTGACAGAACCTAATGCCGGTTCTGATGCCGCATCACTGCGTACCAAAGCCGATAAGCAAGGTGATCATTACCTGCTTACAGGTGAAAAAACCTTTATCTCAGGCGCAGGCTCAACCGATGTGTTAGTGGTTATGGCACGTACGGGCGCTACAGGTCCAAAGGGGATTTCAGCGTTCGTCGTTGATGCAGACAGTGCTGGTATCGAATACGGCAAAAACGAGCATAAAATGGGCTGGAAAGCACAGCCGACACGGACGATTAGCTTTAAAGACGTCAAAGTGCCAGTAGAAAACCTCATTGGCGAGGAAGGCCAAGGTTTTCGTATTGCCATGAAAGGGCTAGATGGCGGGCGGATTAATATTGGTGTCTGTGCAGTAGGTACTGCGCAAGCGGCGCTTGAGACAGCGACCAATTATGTACAAGAGCGCAGTCAGTTTGGCAGTCCGATTGCTAGCTTACAGTCAGTACAGTTTAAGCTTGCCGATATGCTGACCCAAACCATTACCGCAAGGCAAATGCTTTATTTAGCGGCGAGCAAAGTCGATAATAACGATGTTCAAGCCTCTACTTATTGTGCGATGGCAAAGCGTTTGTCTACTGACTTGTGTTTTGATGTCGCCAACGAAGCCTTACAGCTGCATGGTGGTTACGGCTATCTCAATGAGTATCCGCTTGAGCGTCATGTGCGAGATTTGCGTGTGCATCAAATTTTAGAAGGTACCAATGAGATTATGCGCGTGATTGTCTCGCGTCAGCTCTTACAAGATGATGCGTTAAGTCAGCTGCGTTAA
- a CDS encoding CoA-acylating methylmalonate-semialdehyde dehydrogenase — protein MHHVKQLINGQFVDSNTSEWIDITDPATQEVIAKVPQTTDDEINQAVAAAQAAFQTWRKTPITTRARIFLKYQALIRDHMDELAEILTAEQGKTIADARGDVFRGLEVVEHAAGIANLQIGDFVENVASGVDTYSIWQPLGVCAGITPFNFPAMIPLWMFPMAIATGNTFILKPSEQDPMVTMRLVELAIEAGVPEGVLNVVHGGKATVDAICDHPDIKAVSFVGSTNVGKHVYERASQSGKRAQCMMGAKNHGVILPDANKEQTLNQLAGAAFGAAGQRCMALSVVVLVGAAGEWIDDIKAKAEGLIVSAGKHDKDLGPLISPAAKARVEHLIGTGVEEGASLILDGRGITVEGYEKGNFVGPTIFDNVTADMQIYKEEIFGPVLCIMRANSLDEAIELLNANPHGNGTAIFTQSGAAAHKFQQDIQVGQIGINLPIPVPLPMFSFSGSRASKLGDLGPYGKQAVQFYTQTKTVTARWFDDEASRGVNTTISI, from the coding sequence ATGCACCACGTCAAGCAGCTCATCAATGGTCAATTTGTTGATTCTAATACCAGCGAATGGATTGATATCACCGATCCTGCCACGCAAGAAGTCATTGCTAAAGTTCCGCAAACTACTGACGATGAAATAAATCAAGCGGTCGCTGCTGCTCAAGCCGCTTTTCAAACGTGGCGCAAAACACCGATTACCACTCGTGCGCGTATCTTTTTAAAGTATCAGGCGCTGATTCGCGACCATATGGATGAATTAGCAGAGATCTTGACCGCAGAGCAGGGCAAGACTATTGCTGATGCACGCGGTGATGTGTTCCGTGGTTTAGAAGTGGTTGAGCATGCTGCTGGTATTGCCAATTTACAAATAGGCGACTTCGTTGAAAACGTCGCTTCAGGCGTCGATACTTACAGTATTTGGCAGCCACTTGGTGTCTGTGCAGGCATCACGCCATTTAACTTTCCAGCGATGATTCCACTGTGGATGTTCCCAATGGCGATTGCGACGGGCAATACTTTTATCCTAAAACCATCTGAACAAGATCCGATGGTGACCATGCGTTTGGTTGAACTGGCAATAGAAGCGGGCGTACCTGAAGGCGTGCTAAATGTCGTACATGGCGGCAAGGCGACCGTTGATGCCATTTGTGACCACCCAGATATTAAGGCTGTCTCATTTGTTGGTTCGACCAATGTCGGCAAACACGTTTATGAGCGTGCCAGTCAGTCAGGTAAGCGCGCACAGTGTATGATGGGCGCAAAAAACCATGGCGTTATCTTGCCGGATGCCAATAAAGAGCAAACGCTGAATCAGCTAGCAGGTGCTGCCTTTGGTGCTGCTGGTCAACGTTGTATGGCGCTATCGGTTGTAGTATTGGTCGGTGCTGCAGGTGAGTGGATTGATGATATCAAGGCCAAAGCAGAAGGTTTAATCGTCTCAGCTGGTAAGCATGATAAAGATTTGGGTCCCCTTATTTCTCCTGCCGCAAAAGCGCGTGTTGAGCATTTGATTGGCACAGGGGTAGAAGAAGGGGCGAGCTTGATACTTGATGGTCGCGGTATTACGGTTGAGGGCTATGAGAAGGGTAACTTCGTAGGACCGACTATCTTTGATAATGTTACTGCGGATATGCAAATCTATAAAGAAGAAATCTTTGGACCAGTCCTGTGTATCATGCGTGCCAATAGCTTAGATGAAGCGATTGAGCTACTCAATGCCAATCCGCATGGTAATGGTACGGCTATCTTTACTCAATCAGGGGCTGCGGCGCATAAATTCCAACAAGATATCCAAGTCGGTCAAATTGGTATTAACTTGCCGATTCCTGTGCCACTACCAATGTTCTCGTTTTCAGGCTCACGCGCTAGTAAGCTTGGTGATTTGGGTCCTTATGGTAAGCAGGCGGTGCAATTTTATACCCAAACCAAGACGGTTACGGCGCGCTGGTTTGATGATGAAGCAAGTCGCGGTGTTAATACGACTATTTCAATTTAA
- a CDS encoding propionate--CoA ligase — MSEQTATSVTNQSSEQAQTSQALSNTTQTFAEIYHSSIENKEQFWAEQAKRIYWHKEPEQILDDSNLPFAQWYVGGETNLCYNCVDRHLEERAEQDAFIWLSSEINQELIETFPAVVDAFKDLGNNVELYTDYTKRRLTYNDLYKEVNYFADVLQRHGIGQGDRVVIYMPMILEAAYAMLACARIGAVHSVVFGGFAAHNLAIRMDDAEAKMVITVDAGLRGGKVINYKNLVNQGVEQATVKPEHVLVINRGILPFEPKNIDVDYATQRRISCEANAIVEPVWLESNTPSYLLYTSGTTGTPKGVQRDTGGHAVALTTSMDYIYDGKAGETFWAISDIGWAVGHSYTIYAPLLAGMTSVMYEGLPHRPNPGIWWRIVEANKVNILFTAPTGVRMLKKQDETWMTRYDVSSVKSFFLAGEPLDESTASWLTKHLGVPILDHYWQTESGWPILSNTPKFNDKPHKQGSPGYPMYGYDAQVINEETGEPCKAGEKGLLAIRAPLPPGCLTTVWRNDDRFVSSYFGLFDGKQYSTSDYAVTDEEGYFYILGRTDDVINVAGHRIGTQEIEEAISTHPEMAECAVVGIHDELKGELPIAFCVLRDHEQVTTTENRFRIEQQIIGAVVKSLGGIARPAAIYFPQALPKTRSGKILRRAIRALAEGNETGDMSTLDNPTAIEAIKQSMKDY, encoded by the coding sequence ATGAGCGAGCAAACCGCCACTTCAGTGACCAACCAATCGTCAGAGCAAGCTCAGACTTCTCAAGCGTTATCTAATACCACTCAAACTTTTGCTGAAATTTATCACTCTTCTATTGAAAATAAAGAGCAGTTTTGGGCAGAGCAAGCAAAGCGTATCTATTGGCATAAAGAGCCTGAACAAATTCTTGATGACAGTAATCTGCCATTTGCGCAGTGGTATGTCGGTGGCGAGACCAATCTTTGCTATAACTGTGTCGATCGTCACCTTGAGGAACGCGCAGAGCAGGATGCTTTTATCTGGTTATCCTCTGAGATTAACCAAGAGTTAATAGAAACCTTTCCTGCAGTCGTCGATGCGTTTAAAGACTTGGGTAATAACGTTGAGCTTTATACGGACTATACCAAGCGTCGGCTGACCTATAATGACCTATATAAAGAAGTCAATTATTTTGCCGATGTGCTACAGCGTCATGGTATTGGCCAGGGCGATCGCGTTGTCATTTACATGCCGATGATTCTAGAAGCCGCTTATGCCATGTTGGCTTGCGCTCGTATCGGTGCGGTACATTCTGTGGTATTTGGTGGATTTGCGGCTCATAACTTAGCCATTCGTATGGATGATGCCGAAGCAAAAATGGTCATCACGGTGGATGCAGGTTTGCGTGGCGGTAAAGTTATTAATTATAAAAATCTTGTCAATCAAGGGGTCGAGCAAGCAACGGTTAAGCCCGAGCATGTATTGGTCATCAATCGTGGCATTTTACCATTTGAGCCAAAAAATATTGATGTTGATTATGCAACTCAGCGCCGTATCAGCTGTGAAGCCAATGCGATTGTCGAGCCAGTTTGGCTTGAGTCAAATACGCCATCATATTTACTGTATACCTCAGGCACTACGGGTACGCCAAAAGGCGTGCAACGTGATACAGGTGGTCATGCAGTCGCGTTAACGACGTCGATGGACTATATCTACGATGGCAAGGCGGGCGAGACATTCTGGGCGATATCGGATATCGGCTGGGCGGTCGGGCATTCTTATACCATTTATGCGCCATTGCTGGCTGGCATGACGAGTGTGATGTATGAAGGTCTGCCGCATCGCCCAAACCCCGGTATTTGGTGGCGAATTGTCGAAGCAAACAAGGTCAATATTTTATTCACGGCACCGACGGGTGTCCGTATGCTGAAAAAACAAGATGAGACATGGATGACGCGCTATGATGTCTCCAGCGTAAAATCCTTCTTTTTGGCAGGTGAACCACTGGATGAGTCTACTGCCAGTTGGCTGACCAAACATTTAGGCGTACCGATTTTAGACCATTATTGGCAGACAGAATCAGGTTGGCCTATTTTAAGTAATACGCCCAAGTTTAATGATAAACCGCACAAACAAGGCTCACCCGGCTATCCTATGTATGGCTACGATGCACAAGTCATTAATGAGGAAACTGGAGAGCCATGTAAAGCGGGTGAAAAAGGCTTACTAGCGATTCGCGCACCATTGCCGCCCGGTTGTCTGACCACGGTATGGCGTAATGATGACCGCTTTGTCAGTAGCTATTTTGGTCTGTTTGATGGCAAGCAATACTCAACCTCAGATTATGCCGTGACTGACGAGGAAGGTTATTTTTATATCTTAGGGCGCACTGACGATGTGATTAACGTCGCCGGTCATCGTATTGGCACGCAAGAAATTGAAGAAGCGATTAGCACGCATCCAGAAATGGCAGAATGTGCGGTTGTGGGTATTCATGATGAATTGAAAGGAGAGTTGCCGATAGCCTTTTGTGTGCTGAGAGATCATGAACAAGTCACGACCACCGAAAATCGTTTCCGTATTGAGCAGCAGATCATCGGTGCTGTGGTCAAATCCCTTGGTGGTATCGCAAGGCCAGCGGCAATTTATTTCCCGCAAGCACTACCAAAAACGCGCTCTGGCAAAATCTTACGTCGAGCCATTCGTGCTTTAGCAGAAGGCAACGAAACAGGAGATATGTCAACGCTTGATAATCCAACAGCGATTGAGGCGATTAAGCAGTCTATGAAAGACTACTAA
- a CDS encoding fatty acid--CoA ligase — protein MSNIYHSAPSAYDYPLLVKQLLNRAKTVSLEQEIVYADKKRLTYKDLFNRINRLANVLAGLNLDAGDIVAVMDWDSHRYLESYFAVPMSEYILQTVNIRLSPEKILYTINHAKPKVLLLNSEFAPLVKSYQFENSSIEHIIWLDDDGVTSEGVFGGNQNRVVGEYEALLQAADSEFDFPDFDENTIATTFYTSGTTGDPKGVFFSHRQLVLHTLTEAATLGMLPDKQGVSYGDVYMPMTPMFHVHAWGFPFTATMAGLKQVYPGRYAPDVLMDLIINEKVSITHCVPTILQMVLKEAQDRGASFNGLKMIIGGSRLTEGLAKTAMAQGIEVYTGYGMSETAPLISLTEFSLDEPEMSEDEDITRRCMTGKPVLMVDAQIWSTNNESVGTGQDNTGELVLRAPWLTQSYLKNDDAGKELWENGYMHTQDIAYIRPDGYIRITDRLKDVIKSGGEWISSLEIETILSLHPAVADVSVIGVRDKQWGERPLALIVLKPNAQDTSVDDIKAIAEKAVERGIIPKYGVPSQFKFVNELPKTSVGKHDKKVMREMYADQTEV, from the coding sequence ATGTCAAATATTTACCACAGCGCCCCTTCTGCTTACGATTATCCCTTATTAGTTAAGCAGCTATTGAACCGTGCCAAAACGGTGTCGCTAGAGCAAGAAATCGTTTATGCTGACAAAAAACGCCTTACCTATAAAGATTTATTCAATCGTATCAATCGCTTGGCCAATGTCTTAGCAGGTTTAAATCTAGATGCAGGTGATATAGTGGCGGTGATGGATTGGGACAGCCATCGTTATCTGGAGTCGTATTTTGCGGTACCGATGTCAGAGTATATTTTGCAAACCGTTAATATCCGCCTATCGCCAGAAAAAATTCTTTATACCATCAATCATGCTAAGCCGAAAGTGCTGCTGCTCAACTCTGAGTTTGCGCCATTGGTCAAAAGCTATCAGTTTGAAAACTCTAGTATTGAGCACATTATTTGGCTAGATGATGATGGCGTGACATCTGAAGGAGTCTTTGGTGGTAATCAAAACCGAGTAGTGGGTGAGTATGAAGCGTTATTACAAGCTGCCGATAGTGAGTTTGACTTCCCAGATTTTGATGAAAACACCATTGCCACGACGTTTTATACCTCAGGCACGACGGGCGATCCAAAAGGCGTATTTTTTAGCCACCGCCAGTTAGTATTGCATACCCTCACCGAAGCGGCGACACTAGGTATGCTGCCCGACAAGCAAGGCGTCAGTTACGGTGATGTCTATATGCCGATGACGCCGATGTTCCACGTTCATGCATGGGGCTTTCCATTTACCGCGACCATGGCTGGTCTGAAGCAAGTGTATCCAGGACGCTATGCACCAGATGTGTTAATGGATTTGATTATTAATGAAAAAGTCAGTATTACCCATTGTGTCCCAACGATTTTGCAAATGGTGCTCAAAGAAGCGCAAGATCGCGGTGCTAGCTTTAATGGTTTAAAAATGATCATCGGTGGTTCAAGATTGACTGAAGGTCTGGCAAAAACCGCCATGGCACAAGGCATCGAAGTATATACTGGTTATGGTATGTCAGAGACAGCGCCCCTTATTAGCTTGACAGAATTTAGTCTCGACGAGCCTGAAATGAGTGAAGATGAAGATATCACTCGCCGTTGTATGACTGGTAAGCCCGTACTGATGGTGGACGCTCAAATATGGAGTACCAATAATGAGTCGGTTGGTACCGGTCAAGACAATACTGGCGAGCTGGTATTACGCGCACCTTGGCTAACGCAAAGCTATCTAAAAAATGACGATGCGGGCAAAGAGCTGTGGGAAAACGGCTATATGCACACCCAAGATATTGCTTATATACGTCCTGATGGTTATATTAGAATTACTGATCGCTTAAAAGATGTCATTAAGTCAGGCGGCGAGTGGATATCGTCATTAGAGATTGAGACGATTTTGTCGTTACATCCAGCGGTCGCTGACGTATCTGTGATTGGGGTACGTGACAAACAGTGGGGCGAGCGTCCATTGGCCTTGATTGTGTTAAAACCTAATGCTCAAGACACGAGCGTTGATGATATCAAAGCCATTGCTGAGAAAGCCGTAGAGCGGGGTATTATTCCGAAATATGGTGTGCCAAGTCAGTTTAAGTTCGTCAATGAGTTGCCAAAGACTTCTGTTGGTAAACATGACAAAAAAGTGATGCGTGAGATGTATGCTGATCAAACTGAGGTATAG
- a CDS encoding MFS transporter translates to MPINNATSWVLKLTIGLIGMFAFLQVYSIQAILPVLMVDLSATEVQAGMIVGATVMAIAIMSPFLGMLSDAVGRKSFIVGALLFLAIPTALIAQSPSIGWMGMWRFMQGLSVPGITVVTIAYIGEEFEGRAVTELMSFYVSGSVLGGFMGRFLLGHLHEIIGWRAGYYVMAAMTLIGALWVGKMLPSSQQFVANPNFRSAMQTLGEHLTNRYVVTACLLGACVLFSLVGCFTFINLHLAKTPYELSTGALANIFAVYLIGVVITPLSTTLLRRFGSARTVRVAVFVSIIGVLLTLVTPLWGIIIGLAIMSSGVFITQAATISYIAVNVKKGRSLASGLYYMGYYAGGTMGAWLCGMAYARGQWSLTVWLLLFVQILALLVASFGMIKTKSRVA, encoded by the coding sequence ATGCCAATCAATAATGCAACATCGTGGGTCTTAAAACTCACCATTGGCTTGATTGGGATGTTTGCTTTTTTGCAAGTGTATTCTATTCAGGCCATTTTGCCCGTATTGATGGTAGACCTGTCTGCAACTGAGGTGCAAGCTGGCATGATCGTCGGTGCAACGGTGATGGCGATTGCTATTATGTCGCCATTCTTGGGCATGCTGTCTGACGCTGTGGGGCGTAAATCCTTTATCGTTGGCGCATTATTATTTTTAGCGATACCAACTGCTTTAATTGCCCAAAGTCCGAGTATTGGTTGGATGGGTATGTGGCGGTTTATGCAAGGGTTGTCTGTACCGGGCATTACCGTGGTGACGATAGCTTATATCGGTGAAGAGTTTGAGGGACGCGCTGTCACGGAACTGATGTCGTTCTATGTTTCAGGCTCGGTACTTGGCGGCTTTATGGGGCGATTTTTACTTGGGCACTTGCACGAGATTATCGGCTGGCGTGCAGGCTATTATGTGATGGCAGCGATGACACTTATCGGGGCGCTATGGGTCGGCAAGATGCTACCATCGTCACAGCAGTTTGTGGCCAATCCGAATTTTCGTTCCGCGATGCAGACGCTCGGTGAGCATTTAACCAATCGTTATGTGGTGACGGCGTGTCTGCTAGGGGCGTGTGTCTTATTCTCACTCGTGGGCTGTTTTACCTTTATCAATCTACATCTTGCTAAGACGCCATATGAGTTGAGTACGGGTGCGCTTGCCAATATTTTTGCCGTTTATTTGATAGGCGTTGTTATTACGCCATTGTCGACGACCTTGCTACGTCGCTTTGGTTCAGCGCGCACAGTACGTGTGGCTGTTTTCGTTTCTATAATTGGGGTGCTGTTAACACTAGTGACGCCGTTATGGGGCATTATTATTGGTCTTGCTATTATGTCCTCAGGTGTCTTTATCACCCAAGCTGCTACCATCAGTTATATCGCCGTCAATGTTAAAAAAGGGCGCTCATTGGCGTCTGGTTTATATTACATGGGGTATTATGCTGGCGGTACGATGGGTGCGTGGTTATGCGGTATGGCTTATGCGCGCGGGCAGTGGTCGCTCACAGTATGGCTGCTCTTATTTGTACAGATTTTGGCATTACTGGTTGCCAGTTTTGGCATGATTAAAACAAAATCACGTGTGGCTTGA